The Polyangiaceae bacterium genome includes a region encoding these proteins:
- a CDS encoding gamma carbonic anhydrase family protein — protein MVRAYKDLTPRIAESCFLADNCVVIGEVELGDEVNVWYGAVLRGDCGRIVIGARTNVQDLTMIHMTTGISHTEIGQDVTVGHNVVIHGARIGDRVLVGMGSVILDNVEIGDDCLIAAGSVVPPRMKIPARSLVRGAPAKVIREVNADEALLGINGAVSYLGLAREHRRLQQP, from the coding sequence CTGGTTCGCGCATACAAAGACCTCACGCCGCGCATCGCGGAGAGCTGCTTTCTGGCCGACAACTGCGTCGTCATCGGCGAGGTCGAGCTCGGCGACGAGGTGAACGTCTGGTACGGCGCGGTGCTGCGCGGCGACTGCGGGCGCATCGTGATCGGCGCCCGCACCAACGTGCAGGATCTGACCATGATCCACATGACCACGGGCATCAGCCACACCGAGATCGGGCAGGACGTCACGGTGGGCCACAACGTGGTGATCCACGGCGCGCGCATCGGCGACCGAGTGCTGGTGGGGATGGGCAGCGTGATCCTGGACAACGTCGAGATCGGGGACGACTGCCTGATCGCGGCCGGCAGCGTGGTGCCGCCGCGCATGAAGATCCCGGCCCGGAGCCTGGTGCGCGGGGCGCCGGCGAAGGTGATCCGCGAGGTGAACGCCGACGAGGCGCTGCTCGGGATCAACGGCGCGGTGAGCTACCTCGGGCTCGCCCGCGAGCACCGCCGCTTGCAGCAGCCGTAG
- the miaB gene encoding tRNA (N6-isopentenyl adenosine(37)-C2)-methylthiotransferase MiaB: MRSFALVTFGCQMNEHDSVRMAEVLKKAGLVEAASAEQADVVLVNTCSVREKAEHKLRSEVGRLVQWKRERPGLVVGVAGCVAQQEGEKLLARVPELDLVFGPDNIPELPGLLAELEAGAPPRVRTVHDLDEPHFLRADAEKGQVGAAAHVTVMKGCNERCSFCIVPHTRGPERYRPSHEIVDEVARLVDAGVREVMLLGQTVNSYRDPARALGPAPGSGELPWTHTHPTTAREDESEFASLVREIARQVPGLRRLRYASPHPRHLTMSLIRAHQELSCLVRHVHLPVQSGSDRVLRRMIRRYSLGEYRERVAALRAAVPGVTLSTDVIVGFPGESREDFEGTLELVREMGFVGLFGFKYSERPFTPAEKLDDDVSEEEKSARLAELFELSESIRRRHLESLVGSTREVLAVGPGKTGYTGRTEANEIVHFGCQDNPSGQLLGLRIVRAFKNSLAGELLDAARAAPLRPLGPKPEKRLLPVVT, translated from the coding sequence GTGCGGAGCTTCGCCCTCGTCACCTTCGGCTGCCAGATGAACGAGCACGACTCGGTGCGCATGGCCGAGGTGCTGAAGAAGGCGGGGCTCGTCGAGGCAGCGAGCGCGGAGCAGGCCGACGTGGTCCTGGTGAACACGTGCAGCGTGCGCGAGAAGGCCGAGCACAAGCTCAGGAGCGAGGTGGGCCGGCTGGTCCAGTGGAAGCGCGAGCGCCCGGGGCTGGTGGTGGGCGTGGCCGGCTGCGTGGCGCAGCAGGAGGGGGAGAAGCTGCTCGCTCGCGTTCCGGAGCTCGATCTGGTGTTCGGCCCGGACAACATCCCGGAGCTGCCGGGGCTGCTCGCCGAGCTCGAGGCCGGCGCGCCGCCGCGCGTGCGCACCGTGCACGATCTCGACGAGCCGCACTTCCTCCGCGCCGACGCCGAGAAGGGGCAGGTGGGGGCCGCGGCTCACGTGACGGTGATGAAGGGCTGCAACGAACGCTGCTCGTTCTGCATCGTGCCGCACACCCGGGGCCCGGAGCGCTACCGCCCGAGCCACGAGATCGTGGACGAGGTCGCTCGCCTCGTGGACGCTGGCGTGCGCGAGGTGATGCTGCTCGGACAGACCGTGAACAGCTACCGCGATCCCGCGCGCGCCCTCGGGCCCGCGCCCGGCTCGGGCGAGCTTCCCTGGACGCACACCCACCCGACCACGGCGCGTGAAGACGAGAGCGAGTTCGCTTCGCTGGTGCGCGAGATCGCGCGGCAGGTGCCCGGGCTCCGGCGCCTGCGCTACGCGAGCCCCCACCCGCGGCACCTGACGATGAGCCTGATCCGGGCGCATCAGGAGCTTTCCTGCCTGGTCCGGCACGTCCACCTGCCGGTGCAGAGCGGCAGCGATCGCGTGCTCCGGCGCATGATCCGCCGCTATTCGCTGGGCGAGTACCGCGAGCGGGTCGCCGCGCTCCGGGCGGCGGTGCCCGGCGTGACGCTCTCGACGGACGTGATCGTGGGTTTTCCCGGCGAGAGCCGCGAGGACTTCGAGGGCACCCTCGAGCTGGTGCGCGAGATGGGCTTCGTGGGCCTGTTCGGCTTCAAGTACTCGGAGCGGCCGTTCACGCCCGCCGAGAAGCTCGACGACGACGTCTCGGAAGAGGAGAAGAGCGCGCGCCTGGCGGAGCTGTTCGAGCTGTCGGAGTCCATCCGGCGCCGACACCTGGAGTCGCTGGTCGGCTCGACTCGAGAGGTGCTCGCGGTGGGCCCGGGCAAGACCGGCTACACCGGTCGCACCGAGGCCAACGAGATCGTCCACTTCGGCTGCCAGGACAATCCCAGCGGGCAGCTCCTGGGCCTGCGCATCGTGCGCGCCTTCAAGAACTCCCTCGCGGGCGAGCTCCTCGACGCCGCGCGGGCCGCCCCGCTCCGCCCCCTCGGGCCCAAACCCGAAAAACGCCTGCTCCCGGTGGTGACCTGA